In Micromonospora sp. LH3U1, one genomic interval encodes:
- a CDS encoding peptidase: MRTALFRSLAALLAAGGAALVPASAVAAPTPSPGATPVNRAGTSFLTATPISAGQPVRVDASIGDHLYWSFPAKAGQVQEITATVTFPKGRSGASTWTVDVFDGLRRRQACTAGAQTPTVDAKASSVVLGCTLREVRPWAEPWSADPLPGTYVIRLSVIDLPEPDLGAPIDVDLLVGTIADRGASADDGELAAPLVPNTKAGTVLNAVPVADPEADDEGDSLTDWLPDLGSRWVWTAIGGVLAAVAGVVGFAVTRRPRRR, translated from the coding sequence ATGCGTACCGCACTGTTCCGGTCGCTGGCGGCACTGCTTGCCGCCGGCGGGGCCGCGCTGGTCCCCGCCTCGGCCGTCGCCGCCCCGACCCCCTCACCGGGTGCCACACCGGTGAACCGGGCCGGCACGTCGTTCCTCACCGCCACTCCGATCTCCGCCGGGCAGCCGGTGCGGGTGGACGCCTCGATCGGCGATCACCTCTACTGGTCGTTCCCGGCGAAGGCCGGGCAGGTGCAGGAGATCACTGCCACCGTCACCTTCCCGAAGGGGCGCAGCGGCGCCTCCACCTGGACGGTCGACGTCTTCGACGGGTTGCGCCGACGTCAGGCGTGCACCGCCGGGGCGCAGACCCCGACCGTGGACGCGAAGGCGTCGAGCGTGGTGCTGGGCTGCACGCTGCGGGAGGTGCGGCCGTGGGCCGAGCCCTGGTCGGCCGATCCACTGCCCGGGACGTACGTGATCCGGCTTTCCGTGATCGACCTGCCGGAGCCGGATCTTGGTGCGCCGATCGACGTGGACCTGCTGGTCGGCACCATCGCCGACCGGGGCGCCTCGGCTGACGACGGCGAGTTGGCCGCACCGCTGGTGCCGAACACCAAGGCGGGCACGGTGCTCAACGCCGTACCCGTGGCGGACCCGGAGGCCGACGACGAGGGCGACTCGCTCACGGACTGGTTGCCGGATCTCGGCTCGCGCTGGGTCTGGACCGCCATCGGCGGCGTGCTCGCCGCGGTGGCCGGCGTGGTCGGCTTCGCTGTGACCCGGCGGCCCCGGCGTCGCTGA
- a CDS encoding VWA domain-containing protein, giving the protein MINFRRSTAVLLGLLATTALAGPAPAQADDEPVPEPPRVELVLDVSGSMRAADIDGRSRISVAQQAFNEVVDALPEDTQLGIRVLGATYRGKDKKVGCQDTQQIVPVGPVDRSAAKAAVATLRPTGFTPVGLALRSAAQDLGAGATTRRIVLITDGEDTCAPPDPCEVARELAAQGTSLVVDTLGLAPDEKVRRQLLCIASATGGTYTAAQSAEELTDRIKQLVERAGDTHTRAPTVVGGANACDSAPLLAPGVYADREEFSEHRYYRVPVRPGQELRASVSMALDRGVNRDYGVLLRATAADGRELVRGADAGSGRADVLSAGLRWSAAADDEDADKTEETSAPVVEPTTVCLVVSNSFAPRPGTAATPGMPVELTIDVVAAAPAPNGPDLGRGWVLLALLTLAGLITGLLAGLLTRWWVATWREN; this is encoded by the coding sequence GTGATCAACTTCAGACGATCGACGGCTGTCCTTCTCGGACTGCTGGCGACCACCGCGCTGGCCGGGCCCGCCCCGGCCCAGGCCGACGACGAGCCGGTGCCCGAGCCGCCCCGGGTCGAGCTGGTGCTCGACGTCAGCGGCTCGATGCGCGCCGCCGACATCGACGGACGCAGCCGGATCTCGGTCGCACAGCAGGCCTTCAACGAGGTGGTGGACGCACTGCCGGAGGACACCCAGCTCGGCATCCGGGTGCTCGGTGCGACCTACCGCGGCAAGGACAAGAAGGTCGGCTGCCAGGACACGCAGCAGATCGTGCCGGTCGGCCCGGTGGACCGGTCCGCGGCCAAGGCCGCGGTGGCGACGCTGCGGCCGACCGGGTTCACACCGGTCGGCCTCGCACTGCGCTCCGCCGCACAGGACCTCGGCGCCGGAGCCACGACACGGCGCATCGTGCTGATCACCGACGGCGAGGACACCTGCGCCCCGCCGGACCCGTGCGAGGTGGCCCGGGAGCTGGCCGCTCAGGGCACCAGCCTGGTCGTCGACACCCTCGGCCTGGCCCCCGACGAGAAGGTCCGCCGGCAGCTGCTCTGCATCGCCAGCGCGACCGGTGGCACCTACACCGCCGCGCAGAGCGCCGAGGAGCTGACCGACCGGATCAAACAGCTCGTCGAGCGGGCCGGCGACACGCACACCCGCGCCCCGACCGTGGTCGGCGGCGCGAACGCCTGCGACTCGGCGCCACTGCTCGCCCCCGGTGTGTACGCAGACCGGGAGGAGTTCTCCGAGCACCGCTACTACCGGGTGCCGGTACGCCCCGGGCAGGAGCTGCGGGCGTCGGTGAGCATGGCGCTGGACCGAGGAGTGAACCGGGACTACGGGGTGCTGCTGCGGGCCACCGCGGCGGACGGCCGGGAACTGGTCCGAGGCGCGGACGCCGGCAGCGGGCGGGCTGATGTGCTCTCCGCCGGGCTGCGCTGGTCAGCCGCCGCCGACGACGAGGATGCCGACAAGACCGAGGAGACCTCCGCCCCGGTCGTCGAACCCACCACCGTCTGCCTGGTCGTGAGCAACTCGTTCGCCCCGCGCCCCGGCACCGCGGCGACCCCGGGCATGCCGGTGGAGTTGACCATCGACGTGGTCGCTGCCGCGCCCGCACCGAACGGACCGGACCTCGGCCGGGGCTGGGTGCTGCTCGCCCTGCTCACCCTTGCCGGGCTGATCACCGGCCTGCTCGCCGGCCTGCTCACCCGCTGGTGGGTCGCCACCTGGAGGGAGAACTGA